In a single window of the Roseiconus lacunae genome:
- a CDS encoding dihydrofolate reductase family protein, with amino-acid sequence MSATASVFIATSLDGFIARPDGNLDWLDEANATVPSGEDCGYGDFMKTIDVLVMGRNTYEKVRTLGPWPYGRKRVIVLSRHSITFPDDMPSCVTHSTESPDELHRRLSDEGVNKLYVDGGVTIQRFLRAGLIDQLVITVIPVLLGTGISLFGEFQRDIRLTHESTRTFDCGLVQLTYGVNG; translated from the coding sequence ATGTCAGCGACAGCTTCGGTTTTTATTGCGACAAGCCTCGACGGATTCATTGCCCGTCCCGATGGCAACCTCGATTGGCTCGACGAAGCCAACGCGACCGTTCCTTCCGGAGAGGATTGCGGCTACGGTGACTTCATGAAGACGATCGACGTGCTGGTGATGGGACGAAACACGTATGAGAAAGTACGAACACTTGGTCCCTGGCCTTACGGGCGGAAGCGGGTGATTGTGCTGAGCCGGCACTCGATCACGTTTCCGGACGACATGCCGTCCTGCGTCACGCATTCAACAGAGTCGCCGGACGAATTGCACCGTCGCCTATCGGATGAAGGCGTCAACAAACTGTACGTCGACGGCGGCGTAACGATTCAACGCTTTCTGCGAGCCGGCCTGATTGATCAGTTAGTGATCACAGTGATTCCCGTCTTACTAGGCACGGGGATCTCGCTATTCGGTGAATTCCAACGCGACATTCGGCTGACGCACGAAAGCACCCGCACCTTCGATTGCGGATTGGTGCAGTTGACATACGGCGTGAACGGTTAA
- a CDS encoding helix-turn-helix transcriptional regulator, which translates to MALLTAYCQQHYEISKVSFSWGSSLRRADRLFRIVEYLKARRKAVTASELGQELEVGVRTIYRDIADLRESGVPLTGEAGVGYLLKSDYVVRPLLFDDEELEALALGAQMVQSWADPAMALAARKTLDKITAVLPDSLGDSIRQSTSFSYPSSGKPSLQIDFTSLRRAIRTQHFVEITYVDLPGAETNRRLRPLALIFLAPVWLVVGWCELRQDFRNFRLDRMQRMTVLNESFETESDKTLEAMHRLYEQESRLSDQKSS; encoded by the coding sequence ATGGCCCTCCTGACAGCCTACTGTCAGCAGCATTACGAGATTTCCAAAGTTTCGTTTTCATGGGGAAGTTCATTGCGCCGGGCAGATCGTCTTTTTCGGATCGTCGAGTACTTGAAAGCTCGACGCAAAGCGGTGACGGCCAGCGAACTCGGTCAAGAGTTGGAAGTCGGGGTTCGGACGATCTATCGCGACATCGCTGACTTGAGAGAATCCGGCGTGCCACTGACGGGGGAAGCAGGCGTGGGGTACCTCCTCAAGTCCGACTATGTCGTCCGGCCGCTTTTGTTTGATGATGAAGAACTCGAGGCCCTCGCGTTGGGAGCCCAGATGGTGCAGAGCTGGGCGGACCCGGCGATGGCGCTGGCGGCGCGGAAAACGCTCGACAAGATCACCGCGGTCCTGCCCGATTCACTTGGCGACAGCATTCGTCAGTCGACGTCGTTCTCCTACCCAAGTTCCGGCAAGCCGTCACTTCAAATCGATTTCACTTCGTTGCGACGGGCGATTCGCACCCAGCACTTTGTCGAGATTACCTATGTCGATCTACCAGGCGCCGAAACCAATCGACGTCTTCGTCCATTGGCATTGATCTTTCTAGCACCGGTCTGGCTTGTCGTCGGTTGGTGTGAACTGCGACAAGATTTTCGCAACTTCCGTTTAGACCGCATGCAACGCATGACAGTGCTAAATGAGTCGTTTGAGACAGAAAGCGATAAAACGCTTGAAGCGATGCATCGGTTATACGAACAAGAGTCTCGGCTGTCGGATCAGAAATCGTCGTAA
- a CDS encoding DUF1552 domain-containing protein, translating to MSRFERRFLLRGAGVALALPLLESQALSQSSKNPKRRLVAIDVALGLHAANIIPQQSGRDYQSPIYLKLLDDYRDQFTIMSGVSHPEVGGGHDSYKSFLTCAPHPNSAGFRNSISLDQLAAAKFGSETRFASLALSSSGPGLSWSRSGVEIPTQTRPSQVFKQLFLAGKPDEQKLQLQRLREGRSVLDVVMEKTKRLHAALTGRDRQKLDQYFEAVREAERRLAKAEAWQQKPKPSVDAKVPRDELDRTRIVERMRLMYDVMHLAIETDSTRFITYNISGMNSVPVIPGIDIDYHNLSHHGKDPTKIAQLTIVESAIIKEFRRFLAKLSESVEEGQALLDSTMVLFGSNLGNASSHDTKNMPILLAGGGFKHGQHLAFDRDQNYPLPNLFVSMLQCLGMETDRFGTGIGTMRGLEIG from the coding sequence ATGTCTCGTTTCGAACGCCGATTTCTGTTGCGTGGTGCCGGTGTCGCACTTGCCTTGCCGCTCCTTGAATCGCAAGCTCTCAGTCAAAGTTCAAAAAATCCGAAACGTCGTCTCGTGGCGATCGACGTCGCACTGGGATTGCATGCGGCAAACATCATTCCGCAGCAGTCCGGTCGTGATTACCAATCGCCAATCTACCTGAAATTGCTCGATGACTATCGCGATCAATTCACGATCATGTCGGGCGTTTCTCATCCGGAAGTTGGCGGTGGGCACGATTCGTACAAGTCATTTTTGACCTGTGCTCCCCATCCCAATAGTGCCGGTTTTCGAAATTCGATCTCGCTGGATCAACTCGCGGCGGCGAAGTTTGGCAGCGAAACACGCTTTGCGTCGCTGGCACTGAGCAGTTCTGGGCCTGGATTGTCCTGGTCCCGCAGTGGCGTCGAAATCCCAACGCAAACTCGTCCGTCACAGGTTTTCAAGCAACTGTTCTTGGCCGGCAAACCAGACGAACAGAAACTGCAGCTACAGCGGCTCCGCGAGGGACGAAGTGTGCTGGATGTGGTGATGGAAAAAACTAAGCGATTGCACGCCGCGTTGACCGGACGCGATCGCCAAAAGCTGGACCAGTATTTCGAAGCGGTTCGTGAAGCCGAGCGTCGGTTGGCGAAAGCCGAAGCGTGGCAACAGAAACCCAAGCCGTCCGTCGACGCAAAGGTGCCTCGTGATGAATTGGATCGCACACGAATCGTCGAGCGGATGCGTTTGATGTACGACGTCATGCACCTCGCGATTGAAACCGATTCGACACGGTTCATCACCTACAACATCTCCGGGATGAATTCAGTGCCAGTCATTCCCGGGATCGATATCGACTACCACAACCTGTCACATCACGGCAAGGATCCTACCAAAATTGCTCAGCTCACAATCGTCGAGTCGGCGATCATCAAAGAGTTCCGTAGGTTTCTGGCAAAGCTGAGCGAGAGCGTCGAAGAAGGACAGGCACTGCTGGATTCGACGATGGTCTTGTTCGGTTCGAATCTGGGCAATGCAAGCAGCCACGACACAAAGAACATGCCAATTTTGCTCGCCGGTGGTGGATTCAAACACGGCCAGCATCTCGCGTTCGATCGCGACCAAAATTATCCATTGCCGAACTTGTTTGTTTCGATGCTACAGTGTCTTGGCATGGAGACGGACAGATTCGGAACCGGCATTGGAACGATGAGAGGACTCGAAATCGGGTGA
- a CDS encoding alpha/beta fold hydrolase has protein sequence MPDQSKFPPPSLVSVNGVDLEIFEAGEANAGTPIVLCHGWPEHAFSWRHQIASLVAAGYHVIVPNQRGYGNSSRPNRVTDYDLSHLTSDLVALLDHYGYEDATFVGHDWGAMVVWGLALLHPGRVKQLINLSLPYQERGDVPWIEFMEQVFGDDQYFVHFNRHPGVADAVLEQNTRQFLRNLYRKNLPSTGPEPGMVMINLAQAERPLGDPLMSDEELAVFVDAFESSGFSGSINWYRNLDRNWHLLAEVDPVIQHRTLMIYGDRDMIPKSERLTQFVPNVDVISLDCGHWIQQEKPQETNQAILNWLQQ, from the coding sequence GTGCCCGATCAGAGCAAGTTCCCGCCCCCCTCCCTAGTTTCCGTCAATGGCGTTGATCTCGAAATTTTCGAGGCAGGCGAAGCAAACGCCGGAACGCCCATCGTGCTTTGCCATGGATGGCCAGAGCATGCGTTTTCATGGAGGCATCAGATCGCCTCTCTCGTCGCCGCAGGATACCACGTCATCGTGCCCAACCAACGTGGCTACGGAAACTCCTCTCGGCCTAACCGTGTCACCGATTATGATCTCAGTCACTTGACGAGCGATCTGGTCGCACTACTCGATCACTACGGATACGAGGATGCGACCTTTGTCGGTCACGATTGGGGGGCGATGGTTGTGTGGGGCTTGGCATTGTTGCACCCCGGGCGTGTCAAGCAACTGATCAACCTCAGCTTGCCTTACCAAGAACGCGGCGATGTCCCTTGGATCGAATTCATGGAACAAGTATTCGGCGATGACCAATACTTCGTTCACTTCAATCGACATCCCGGTGTTGCCGATGCGGTACTAGAACAAAACACACGCCAGTTTCTTCGCAACTTGTACCGAAAGAACCTACCTTCGACAGGTCCCGAACCCGGCATGGTCATGATAAATCTTGCTCAGGCAGAACGACCGCTTGGCGACCCACTGATGAGTGACGAAGAACTAGCGGTGTTCGTGGACGCATTCGAGTCCTCGGGGTTCTCTGGCAGTATCAATTGGTATCGCAACCTTGACCGCAATTGGCATCTTCTAGCCGAGGTGGATCCAGTCATCCAGCATCGGACATTGATGATTTATGGCGACCGAGACATGATCCCCAAGTCAGAACGTTTAACGCAGTTTGTTCCCAACGTTGACGTGATCAGTTTGGATTGTGGACATTGGATCCAACAAGAAAAACCGCAAGAAACGAATCAGGCAATCCTGAATTGGTTGCAGCAATAA